One genomic region from Yamadazyma tenuis chromosome 4, complete sequence encodes:
- a CDS encoding uncharacterized protein (COG:S; EggNog:ENOG503P02F), with protein MTYSRPDVFRNSLSYQRVPEQHTETVTREDGFGGFTTTTITTTRHRENNALTESMPSSESERLPRQTDDSQLGNQALNQSNIGNIPLYSSEKDQDQDHDQKKVKSQKGVNKNESSQILHGALLNSQDKANIDHAMSFSRANPDLPQINDQLSAGSSNSDDPNPYPRPRQEEEQSFGPKADQDQAKKLTPANLNIASQYPGRPEDTEQAYQGNRRLYYNQSRDPSVYQYPNEEYISLSRYQDLVAYTQSLEENMNKINSRIQILEDENADSKIERERAKHAHDSTSRHRKRHKKDMSANIGAQQERPK; from the coding sequence ATGACTTACCTGCGGCCTGATGTCTTCAGAAATTCATTATCATACCAGCGTGTTCCTGAACAGCATACAGAGACGGTTACACGCGAAGATGGGTTTGGTGGGTTCACCACTACAACAATTACTACCACTCGTCACAGGGAGAATAATGCGCTCACAGAGAGTATGCCAAGTTCAGAAAGTGAACGGCTACCTAGGCAAACTGATGACTcacaacttggaaatcagGCACTTAATCAATCTAACATCGGCAATATACCTCTTTATTCTTCAGAGAAGGATCAGGATCAGGATCATGATCAAAAGAAAGTTAAAAGTCAGAAAGGAGTCAATAAAAACGAATCCTCACAAATCCTTCATGGGGCTTTGTTGAATTCACAAGACAAGGCTAATATTGATCATGCTATGAGTTTTTCGAGGGCAAACCCGGATTTACCTCAAATTAATGATCAATTATCAGCTGGATCATCAAATTCTGACGATCCTAATCCATATCCTAGACCTCGTCAAGAAGAGGAGCAATCATTTGGTCCCAAAGCTGATCAAGACCAGGCCAAGAAGCTTACACCTGCTAATTTGAATATCGCTAGTCAATATCCCGGAAGACCTGAAGACACAGAACAGGCTTACCAAGGTAATCGCAGACTTTACTACAACCAGCTGCGTGATCCTTCCGTGTATCAGTATCCAAATGAAGAATATATCAGTCTTTCTCGATATCAAGATTTGGTTGCTTACACCCAATCATTGGAAGAGAATATGAATAAAATTAACAGTCGAATTCaaattttggaagatgagAATGCTGACTCTAAGATTGAACGGGAAAGGGCTAAACACGCTCATGATTCAACTTCCAGGCACAGGAAACGTCATAAAAAAGATATGTCTGCGAATATAGGAGCACAGCAGGAGAGGCCGAAGtga
- the exo2 gene encoding exonuclease II Exo2 (COG:D,L; EggNog:ENOG503NUZQ), giving the protein MGIPKFFRFISERWPLISQLVDGNQMPEFDNLYLDMNSILHTCTHSNDDTFVRSTDDQTYAAIFQYIEHLFEIIKPKGTFYMAIDGVAPRAKMNQQRARRFRTAYEAEENLQKAIKQGLEIPKDDPFDSNSITPGTEFMAKLTKNLKYFIHKKVTEDSNWSNVKIVLSGHEVPGEGEHKIMQYIRTMKNQDEYDPDTRHCVYGLDADLIMLGLVSHDPHFALLREEVTFGPRSKSNSNDVNDQTFFLLHISLLREYLSLEFEGLDNQLNFEYDFEKILDDFILIMYVIGNDFLPNLPDLFINKGAFPLLIQTFKQTLTEMDGYLNEGGVINLRRLRIWLKNLSNFELENFEADDVDVEWFNKKLEDISITGEKRREKFGKSIISKDEKKLIGFIKPWFMESVNLPVKQLTELESQEKSKNLRLNYTNDFITKNFEFLKDVCQDLGLLIVHSKSKDTYSLKIDLDGIDPNESESDFEERINSSKKTFKKYQSATLFENEEFVAESKDIYNKKFMDWKDGYYQEKMGFSVYDKDHIVEMTKHFVEGLQWVLFYYYKGCQSWNWYYRYHYAPRISDIIVGLDDYLEKDEKITFEMSKPFKPFEQLMAVLPARSKTLMPVVLRTLMTDPNSPIIDFYPHEVDIDMNGKTASWEAVVLLSFVDEKRLISALEPIEAKLSPEEKARNSFGTDIQFIFNPQFDQIYPSPLPGFFEDVEHDRCLEQPFILPPIKGEINIGLGKDAKIGKDVLAGFPTLMTLPFEHSLRLNETKVFQSGSRSESMVLSLRNIWGEYTTKQLSEKFLGQLVYTRWPYLRESKVTEINDGEVRYLLVEDALSGGSRTVVKELDHSDSKEFNNSMSDITYKYMKTKAVQLPLAGYVKVKAVTGLIRDSKGGYIKTFSGVEEVYPIELIVEEVVNKDERYIPRAPRPIDEEFPVNSQVIFLGAFGYGSPSLVVGYSADQMKLSIKVHKIALEDEISIGSQRKEIEKREIKYYPSFEVCKTIGVSPLFLSKLTSGFMVEDDLGKQRRKVNVGLELKFESRRLKVLGYAEKSGNYWKFSPWAIKLIQDYKSKFGKIFTILSQTQGRDIPRLSRLGITADEIQALNKWLKEVKSSLLKVSLESSSLTKFSFAAIEKELIESVNEGKFNKFSNKDIKGVPREAVLKPSESYQRLNTQSFELGDRVVYVQDFGKVPYLSKGTVVSVNPIGTKVELGIIFDFPIISGNTMGGKLKTNRGIVIDSSFVLNLSNKQLIFHSKASKGKPAVNQVKPRQEKLKQKTTHTNEPKQTNNNQSNESKQTNNKQSKEILNLIQSKIKPSEIKDNGDTNAHAIKQIYGQIYNNIMTDGQASVPIVPIVSVVPGVPIPPHLLQPQAAPQVTPQGNTNGSTNGHSSRGRGGNSRGRGNFKGDSRGRGRGRGRGRGKPDATPSI; this is encoded by the exons ATGG GTATCCCTAAGTTTTTTCGGTTTATTTCCGAAAGATGGCCATTGATTtctcaattggttgatggCAATCAAATGCCAGAGTTTGATAATCTTTATTTGGATATGAACTCTATTTTACATACATGTACCCATTCCAATGATGATACATTTGTAAGGTCAACTGATGATCAGACTTATGCTGCTATTTTCCAGTATATCGAACATTtatttgaaatcatcaaaccCAAGGGTACATTCTATATGGCCATTGATGGTGTGGCACCAAGAGCCAAAATGAATCAACAAAGAGCTAGAAGATTCAGAACTGCCTatgaagcagaagaaaaTTTACAGAAAGCCATTAAACAAGGATTGGAAATTCCTAAGGATGATCCATTTGACTCAAACTCTATTACTCCCGGTACAGAATTTATGgccaaattgaccaagaacttgaaataCTTTATTCACAAGAAAGTTACAGAGGATTCTAATTGGAGTAATGTTAAGATTGTGTTGAGTGGACATGAAGTTCCAGGTGAAGGTGAACATAAGATTATGCAATACATTAGAACCATGAAAAACCAAGACGAATATGACCCAGATACCAGGCACTGTGTTTATGGATTGGATGCCGATTTGATCATGTTGGGATTAGTAAGTCACGATCCCCACTTTGCCTTGTTGAGAGAAGAGGTTACTTTTGGACCAAGATCCAAGTCAAACTCAAATGACGTAAACGATCAAACgttttttcttcttcacatATCTTTGTTGAGAGAATACCTTTCATTAGAATTCGAAGGCTTAGACAACCAGTTAAATTTTGAATATGATTTCgaaaagattttggatgatttcATTTTAATCATGTACGTCATTGGTAATGATTTTCTACCTAACTTACCCGATttattcatcaacaaagGTGCCTTTCCATTATTAATTCAAACTTTCAAACAAACTTTAACCGAAATGGATGGTTATTTAAATGAAGGTGGAGTGATAAATTTAAGAAGATTGAGAATCTGGTTAAAAAACTTATCGAAttttgaattggaaaacttcGAAGCTGACGATGTTGATGTCGAATGGTTCAATAAGAAATTAGAAGATATTTCTATTACGGGTGAGAAGAGGAGAGAGAAGTTCGGAAAGTCCATAATCTCAAAGGATGAAAAGAAACTTATTGGTTTCATCAAGCCTTGGTTTATGGAATCAGTCAACCTTCCAGTGAAACAATTGACTGAATTAGAATCCCAAGAAAAACTGAAGAATTTAAGGTTAAATTATACAAATGactttatcaccaaaaattttgaatttttgaaggatGTTTGTCAAGACCTTGGGTTGTTGATAGTACATTCCAAATCCAAGGACACTTACTCTCTTAAAATTGACTTGGATGGAATTGATCCTAACGAAAGTGAAAGTGATTTCGAAGAAAGAATCAACTCCTCCAAGAAGACTTTCAAGAAATATCAATCAGCCACTTTGTTCGAGAACGAGGAGTTTGTTGCTGAGTCTAAAGACATTTATAATAAAAAATTTATGGACTGGAAAGATGGCTATTATCAAGAAAAGATGGGATTTTCTGTGTATGATAAGGATCACATTGTGGAAATGACTAaacattttgttgaaggtttACAATGGGTTTTATTTTACTATTACAAAGGATGTCAATCTTGGAACTGGTATTACAGATACCACTACGCTCCTAGAATTTCTGATATTATTGTGGGATTAGATGAttacttggaaaaggatGAAAAAATCACTTTCGAAATGTCCAAGCCATTCAAGCCgtttgaacaattgatgGCTGTTTTACCAGCTAGATCTAAAACCTTGATGCCAGTGGTTCTCAGAACCTTAATGACTGACCCAAATTCTCCTATCATTGATTTCTATCCCCATGAAGTGGATATTGACATGAATGGTAAAACTGCAAGTTGGGAAGCCGTTGTTTTGTTAAGTTTTGTTGACGAAAAAAGATTGATAAGTGCTTTGGAACCTATCGAAGCCAAGTTATCTCCAGAGGAGAAGGCAAGAAATTCGTTTGGCACTGATATTCAATTTATCTTCAACCCCCAATTTGATCAGATTTATCCTTCTCCATTACCAGgtttctttgaagatgttgagcATGACAGATGCCTTGAACAACCATTTATCTTACCTCCAATAAAAGGGGAAATAAACATCGGGTTAGGAAAAGATGCtaaaattggaaaagatgtTTTGGCTGGTTTTCCAACGTTGATGACCTTACCTTTTGAGCACAGCTTGAGATTAAATGAAACTAAGGTTTTCCAATCTGGTAGTAGGTCAGAATCAATGGTCTTGAGTTTGAGAAACATTTGGGGTGAgtacaccaccaaacaaTTATCCGAAAAGTTTTTGGGTCAATTAGTTTACACCAGATGGCCTTACTTAAGAGAATCAAAGGTAactgaaatcaatgacGGTGAGGTGAGGTATCTATTAGTTGAAGATGCCTTATCTGGAGGCTCTAGAACTGTGGTTAAAGAATTGGACCATCTGGATAGTAAGgaattcaacaattctATGTCTGACATCACCTATAAGTACATGAAAACCAAGGCAGTACAGCTTCCTTTAGCTGGATATGTAAAAGTTAAAGCTGTCACTGGCTTGATTCGTGATTCAAAGGGAGGTTATATTAAGACTTTCAGCGGTGTTGAGGAGGTATATCCAATTGAATTGATTGTCGAGGAAGTAGTGAACAAGGACGAGAGATACATTCCCAGGGCTCCAAGGcctattgatgaagaattccCTGTCAACTCTCAAGTTATATTTTTGGGAGCCTTTGGATATGGATCTCCAAGTTTGGTGGTTGGATACTCTGCCGACCAAATGAAGTTGAGTATTAAAGTCCACAAAATTgcacttgaagatgaaataCTGATCGGTAGTCAAAGGAAAGAAATCGAAAAGAGGGAAATCAAGTATTATCCTAGTTTCGAAGTCTGTAAGACTATCGGGGTTTCTCCATTATTCTTGAGTAAATTAACCAGTGGTTTTatggttgaagatgatcttggaaaacaaAGACGTAAGGTTAACGTTGGTTTagaattgaagtttgaaTCCAGAAGATTGAAGGTCTTGGGATATGCGGAAAAGAGCGGAAACTACTGGAAATTTAGCCCATGGGCAATCAAGTTAATTCAAGATTATAAATCTAAATTTGGAAAGATTTTCACTATATTATCACAAACCCAAGGAAGAGATATTCCTCGGTTGAGCAGATTGGGTATCACCGCTGATGAGATTCAAGCATTGAACAAATGGTTGAAAGAAGTGAAGAGCTCCTTACTCAAGGTAAGCTTAGAGTCTCTGTCTTTGACAAAATTCTCCTTCGCAGCTATCGAAAAGGAATTGATAGAGTCTGTTAACGAAGGTAAATTCAATAAGTTCAGCAATAAGGACATCAAAGGGGTTCCAAGAGAAGCCGTTTTAAAGCCAAGCGAATCGTATCAAAGATTAAACACTCAGAGCTTTGAATTAGGTGATAGAGTTGTTTatgttcaagattttggaaagGTTCCATACTTGTCTAAAGGGACAGTTGTCTCAGTTAACCCAATTGGCACTAAGGTTGAGTTGGGAATAATCTTTGATTTCCCAATTATTAGCGGAAATACTATGGGTGGTAAGTTGAAGACCAACAGAGGTATTGTCATTGATTCATCTTTTGTATTAAATTTGTCTAATAAGCAATTGATTTTCCATTCTAAGGCATCCAAGGGTAAACCAGCGGTCAACCAAGTAAAACCTAGGCAAGAAAAATTGAAGCAAAAGACGACGCATACGAATGAGCCCAAACAAACCAACAACAATCAGTCGAATGAGTCAAAACAGACTAACAACAAGCAGTCgaaggagattttgaacttgattcAATCCAAGATCAAACCTTCCGAGATTAAGGATAATGGAGACACTAACGCCCATGCTATCAAACAAATCTATGGTCAAATATATAACAATATCATGACAGATGGCCAAGCTTCAGTGCCTATAGTTCCAATAGTTTCTGTTGTCCCTGGAGTGCCAATTCCTCCACATTTGCTCCAACCTCAAGCTGCCCCCCAAGTTACCCCACAGGGAAATACCAATGGCTCAACCAATGGCCATAGCTccagaggaagaggagggAACAGTCGTGGTAGAGGAAACTTCAAAGGTGATAGCAGAGGTAGAGGTCGTGGCAGAGGAAGGGGAAGAGGAAAGCCTGATGCTACACCATCAATCTAG